A genomic region of Primulina huaijiensis isolate GDHJ02 unplaced genomic scaffold, ASM1229523v2 scaffold43083, whole genome shotgun sequence contains the following coding sequences:
- the LOC140969917 gene encoding splicing factor SF3a60 homolog yields the protein MSSTLLEVTRASHEEVERLERIIVKDLQTEPPTNKERLYQSHRVRNMIEQITSTTHKLIEIYEDNDNARKDEIAALGGQSSTGANVNVFSAFYDRLKEIREYHRRHPAARYVDTTDEFEQLLKEEPVIEFTGEEASGRYLDLHELYNDYINSKFGKQIDYSVYLDLFSQPENISCKLKLTRQYKEYMEKLLEYLIYFFERTEPLQDLERIFSKVVSDFEEQWSNGQVEGWENEGQKNAAIPEQNQIIDLDYYGTVEELMIVGPEKLKEALAALGLKTGGTVRQRAERIFLTKHTPLEKLDRKHFAKGSLGPDRNGGVVALGPNEDAKEISLMEAKLKKLCDLLHETIVRTKENVEKKHALTYDEIVQEREEDEVQPESESDDEDQQIYNPLKLPMGWDGKPIPYWLYKLHGLGQEFKCEICGNQSYWGRRAYERHFKEWRHQHGMRCLGIPNTKNFNEITSIEEAKQLWEKIQEKQGVNKWRPELEEEYEDKEGNIYNKKTYTDLQRQGLI from the exons ATGTCTTCGACGCTGCTGGAGGTGACTCGTGCATCGCACGAGGAAGTTGAGCGACTGGAGCGGATCATTGTCAAGGATCTCCAAACCGAGCCGCCGACGAACAAGGAACGTCTCTACCAGAGTCACCGCGTTCGCAACATGATTGAGCAAATCACTTCAACCACACACAAGCTC ATTGAAATTTACGAGGACAATGACAATGCTAGGAAGGATGAGATTGCGGCGCTCGGTGGACAGAGTTCCACGGGAGCCAATGTCAATGTTTTCAGCGCATTTTATGATAGACTGAAAGAA ATTCGTGAGTACCACAGAAGGCATCCTGCTGCTCGATATGTTGACACCACTGATGAATTTGAACAGCTTCTTAAAGAGGAGCCGGTTATTGAGTTCACTGGAGAG GAAGCCTCTGGTAGATACCTCGATTTGCATGAATTATACAATGACTATATCAACTCTAAATTTGGGAAGCAAATCGATTATTCTGTTTATCTCGACTTATTTTCGCAACCAGAGAACATATCCTGCAAGTTGAAGCTCACCAG GCAGTATAAAGAGTACATGGAAAAACTCCTGGAATATCTTATATACTTTTTCGAGCGTACTGAACCTTTACAAGATCTTGAAAGGATTTTTTCTAAG GTAGTTTCTGATTTTGAAGAGCAATGGAGTAATGGTCAGGTTGAAGGATGGGAGAATGAGGGCCAGAAAAATGCTGCCATTCCGGAACAGAATCAAATTATTGATCTTGATTATTACGGCACTGTCGAGGAGCTCATGATAGTAGGACCGGAGAAGTTGAAGGAG GCATTGGCCGCCCTTGGATTGAAAACAGGAGGCACTGTTCGACAGCGTGCAGAAAGGATTTTTCTTACGAAG CATACACCCCTTGAGAAGTTGGATAGAAAACATTTTGCTAAGGGCTCGCTTGGACCAGATAGAAATGGTGGAGTTGTTGCCCTGGGGCCAAATGAGGATGCTAAAGAGATTTCCTTGATGGAAGCCAAATTGAAAAAGTTATGTGACCTGTTGCATGAG ACCATTGTGCGAACAAAAGAAAACGTCGAGAAGAAACATGCCTTGACATATGATGAAATTGTACAAGAACGTGAAGAG GATGAGGTGCAACCTGAATCTGAAAGTGATGATGAGGATCAGCAGATCTACAATCCCCTAAAATTGCCCATGGGTTGGGACGGAAAGCCTATTCCATACTGGTTATATAAGCTTCATGGGCTTGGTCAG GAGTTCAAATGTGAAATATGTGGGAACCAAAGTTATTGGGGCCGTAGGGCTTACGAGCGCCATTTCAAGGAATGGAGACACCAACATGGAATGCGATGTCTTGGTATTCCAAATACGAAGAATTTTAACGAAATAACATCCATTGAG GAAGCGAAACAACTTTGGGAAAAAATCCAAGAAAAGCAAGGTGTAAATAAGTGGCGGCCTGAGCTGGAAGAAGAATATGAAGACAAGGAGGGTAACATTTATAACAAGAAGACATACACCGATCTACAACGTCAGGGTTTGATATAA
- the LOC140969918 gene encoding uncharacterized protein isoform X1, which yields MYADTELLFPYFQNFAQEVQQFDEFCCSHKTNASLGITSSLIQTSTISDYNLGGEGDLFKAPEPVIEEPILGIDPMTAAISMISCGENIISPQPLTVSDIESSIKSGQLLSDVFYECKKDILAKEGNETPLSDVLSIEIPAVKTDGISIVEGSFQKSVSSSCLSSMEYVHEASLRPNFLDLPVMDFGDVYRMRRAYSDGDIKTLGNGDVNLVQSPLGMPTITSCYTSEERKEKLSRYRSKKSKRNFGRKIKYACRKALADSQPRIRGRFAKTE from the exons ATGTATGCGGATACTGAGCTTTTGTTCCCTTACTTTCAGAACTTCGCTCAAGAAGTTCAGCAGTTTGATGAGTTTTGCTGCTCACACAAAACCAATGCTTCATTG gGCATAACAAGTAGTCTCATTCAGACCTCCACTATATCCGATTACAACCTGGGAGGGGAAGGAGATCTCTTCAAGGCCCCTGAACCAGTAATTGAAGAACCAATTCTGGGAATCGATCCGATGACAGCTGCCATTTCAATGATTTCTTGTGGTGAAAACATCATATCCCCACAACCATTGACTGTGTCGGATATCGAATCATCTATCAAGAGCGGTCAGCTTCTCAGTGATGTTTTTTACGAATGCAAGAAGGATATTTTAGCCAAAGAAGGGAATGAAACGCCTCTATCTGATGTCCTAAGTATCGAAATTCCTGCTGTGAAGACAGATGGAATCTCCATCGTCGAGGGTTCGTTCCAGAAAAGTGTTAGTTCTAGCTGCCTGAGTTCAATGGAGTATGTACACGAGGCTTCATTGAGGCCAAATTTCCTTGATCTTCCTGTTATGGACTTTGGAGATGTTTATCGGATGCGAAGAGCTTATAGTGATGGAGACATAAAG ACTCTTGGTAACGGTGATGTAAACCTCGTACAATCCCCATTGGGCATGCCAACTATTACGAGTTGTTACACTTCTGAAGAACGCAAGGAGAAACTTTCCAGGTACCGGAGCAAGAAGTCCAAGCGAAACTTTGGCAGGAAAATCAAG TATGCTTGCAGGAAAGCGTTGGCTGACAGCCAGCCAAGAATTCGTGGAAGATTCGCGAAGACCGAATAA
- the LOC140969918 gene encoding zinc finger protein HD1-like isoform X2 gives MEKVGKKGITSSLIQTSTISDYNLGGEGDLFKAPEPVIEEPILGIDPMTAAISMISCGENIISPQPLTVSDIESSIKSGQLLSDVFYECKKDILAKEGNETPLSDVLSIEIPAVKTDGISIVEGSFQKSVSSSCLSSMEYVHEASLRPNFLDLPVMDFGDVYRMRRAYSDGDIKTLGNGDVNLVQSPLGMPTITSCYTSEERKEKLSRYRSKKSKRNFGRKIKYACRKALADSQPRIRGRFAKTE, from the exons ATggaaaaagttgggaaaaag gGCATAACAAGTAGTCTCATTCAGACCTCCACTATATCCGATTACAACCTGGGAGGGGAAGGAGATCTCTTCAAGGCCCCTGAACCAGTAATTGAAGAACCAATTCTGGGAATCGATCCGATGACAGCTGCCATTTCAATGATTTCTTGTGGTGAAAACATCATATCCCCACAACCATTGACTGTGTCGGATATCGAATCATCTATCAAGAGCGGTCAGCTTCTCAGTGATGTTTTTTACGAATGCAAGAAGGATATTTTAGCCAAAGAAGGGAATGAAACGCCTCTATCTGATGTCCTAAGTATCGAAATTCCTGCTGTGAAGACAGATGGAATCTCCATCGTCGAGGGTTCGTTCCAGAAAAGTGTTAGTTCTAGCTGCCTGAGTTCAATGGAGTATGTACACGAGGCTTCATTGAGGCCAAATTTCCTTGATCTTCCTGTTATGGACTTTGGAGATGTTTATCGGATGCGAAGAGCTTATAGTGATGGAGACATAAAG ACTCTTGGTAACGGTGATGTAAACCTCGTACAATCCCCATTGGGCATGCCAACTATTACGAGTTGTTACACTTCTGAAGAACGCAAGGAGAAACTTTCCAGGTACCGGAGCAAGAAGTCCAAGCGAAACTTTGGCAGGAAAATCAAG TATGCTTGCAGGAAAGCGTTGGCTGACAGCCAGCCAAGAATTCGTGGAAGATTCGCGAAGACCGAATAA